Proteins encoded in a region of the Nitrospiria bacterium genome:
- a CDS encoding peroxiredoxin, producing the protein MAVRLGDIVPDFTAESTQGTIRFHEFIGDNWVIFFSHPKDFTPVCTTELGAVAKLKNKFAQKGVKVVALSVDNVVDHEKWIKDIEETQHCVVDYPIIGDPERKVAVLYDMIHPNAIDNMTVRSVFIIGPDKKLKLTLTYPAATGRNFDEIFRVVESLQLTAKFSVATPADWKPGQDCIIATSVKDEEIPAKFPKGYKVVKPYLRTTPQPNL; encoded by the coding sequence ATGGCAGTACGATTGGGAGATATCGTTCCGGATTTCACGGCGGAATCCACGCAGGGAACGATCCGGTTTCATGAGTTCATCGGGGACAACTGGGTGATTTTCTTTTCCCACCCGAAAGATTTTACGCCGGTCTGCACCACCGAACTGGGGGCGGTGGCCAAGCTGAAAAACAAATTCGCCCAGAAGGGCGTCAAGGTCGTCGCACTGAGCGTCGACAACGTGGTGGACCACGAGAAATGGATCAAGGACATCGAGGAAACCCAGCACTGCGTCGTCGACTATCCGATCATCGGCGATCCCGAGCGGAAAGTCGCCGTGCTGTATGACATGATCCATCCCAACGCGATCGATAACATGACCGTCCGATCGGTCTTCATCATCGGGCCGGACAAGAAACTCAAGCTGACCCTGACCTACCCGGCCGCGACGGGACGGAACTTCGACGAGATCTTCCGGGTGGTCGAATCGTTGCAGCTGACGGCGAAGTTCAGCGTTGCGACGCCGGCCGACTGGAAGCCGGGGCAGGACTGCATCATCGCCACGTCCGTCAAGGACGAGGAGATCCCGGCCAAGTTTCCGAAAGGGTACAAGGTCGTCAAGCCCTACCTTCGGACCACGCCTCAGCCCAACCTGTAA